The following DNA comes from Corynebacterium atrinae.
GTCCTGCGGGCGCGACGCTAGAGGCCGAGGGAACGCAGGATCGTCCGCAGTTTGGCGGTCGTCTCTTCTAGTTCCTCTTCAGCATCGGAGTCGGCGACGATGCCGCCTCCGGCCCAGGCTCGGGCGGTGCGGCCATCGCCGGAGACTTCGGCGCAGCGGATGGCCACCATGTACTCGCCATCGCCGGAATCATCGCACCAACCGACGGCCCCAGCGTAGAAGCTGCGGTCGGATTCGGCGGTGTGGATGAGGGCTTCGGCGGCGTCGGTGGGCGTTCCACACACAGCCGGGGTGGGATGGACGTGGAGGGCTAGCTCCAGCGCGGAGAGCGCGGGTTCGGCGAGCGTGCCTACGATTGGGGTGGCCAGGTGCCACATCTCGTTGGTCATGGTGACCTCGGGGATCTCGGCAATGTCGAGGCGGGAGCAGAAGGGGGTCAGCGTGGATCGCAGGTGTTCGACGACGTAGGCGTGTTCTTCGAGGTTTTTCGCGGACTCAGCTAGCTGATGGCCAATGCGTCGATCCGTGTCGGGGTCCGGGTGCCGGGCCGCGGAGCCCGCCAGAGGATAGGCCGAGACGGTAGAACCTTGCCGTTTGATGAGGACCTCGGGGGAGGAGCCGACGAGCATGCTGCCCGGCAGACCAGCCGGAGTGAGGTCGGCGATAAAGCCGTCACGGTTGACCGAATTGTCGATGAGTCGGGCAGCGACGAGCAATGGGTCCACCGGGGGATCGAAGGTGA
Coding sequences within:
- a CDS encoding isochorismate synthase, which gives rise to MCAHRPASAPDFLLSRAHGSVRSQGSVESFTGPWAAIDALRSRRVPIVVGALPFDRSAPAALTVPEKVIREDGPLEPHAYYRQGPGAMLSATFAGVDPEPEEHLRRVEAAISTIQASKLEKVVLARAVDITFDPPVDPLLVAARLIDNSVNRDGFIADLTPAGLPGSMLVGSSPEVLIKRQGSTVSAYPLAGSAARHPDPDTDRRIGHQLAESAKNLEEHAYVVEHLRSTLTPFCSRLDIAEIPEVTMTNEMWHLATPIVGTLAEPALSALELALHVHPTPAVCGTPTDAAEALIHTAESDRSFYAGAVGWCDDSGDGEYMVAIRCAEVSGDGRTARAWAGGGIVADSDAEEELEETTAKLRTILRSLGL